The following proteins come from a genomic window of Lolium rigidum isolate FL_2022 chromosome 5, APGP_CSIRO_Lrig_0.1, whole genome shotgun sequence:
- the LOC124658306 gene encoding uncharacterized protein LOC124658306, which produces MASHIDFRYLDEGLGGARGKRKRREEEEAAAAESMDVDADVPRPSKLRAVPSLSDPSKPAGFGQPTYDGVIAGRVSGRNWKEPRTRRSSALMVSRKPVPLEQRVRDKSLKKAYQARKADLKEEIRQNKAAKRTRRQEREKLKKENVLRTGSKLQKVTNPKTIQKIAKSKKRHQLKVVSDDIFGKKKSEDARRMQVSGLEN; this is translated from the coding sequence ATGGCTTCGCACATCGACTTCCGCTACCTCGATGAGGGcctcggcggcgcgcgcggcaagCGCAagcgccgggaggaggaggaggcggccgccgCCGAGTCCATGGACGTCGACGCCGACGTCCCCCGGCCGTCCAAGCTCCGCGCCGTCCCCTCCCTCTCCGACCCCTCCAAGCCGGCGGGCTTCGGGCAGCCCACCTACGACGGCGTCATCGCCGGGCGCGTCTCGGGGCGGAACTGGAAGGAGCCCCGTACGCGCCGCTCGTCCGCGCTCATGGTCTCCCGGAAGCCCGTCCCGCTGGAGCAGCGCGTGCGCGACAAGTCCCTCAAGAAGGCCTACCAGGCGCGCAAGGCGGACCTCAAGGAGGAAATCCGCCAGAACAAGGCCGCCAAGCGCACCAGGCGCCAGGAGCGGGAGAAGCTCAAGAAGGAGAACGTCCTGCGCACGGGATCCAAGCTGCAGAAGGTCACCAACCCCAAGACCATCCAGAAGATCGCCAAGTCCAAGAAGCGCCACCAGCTCAAGGTCGTCTCCGACGACATCTTTGGCAAGAAGAAGTCGGAGGACGCCCGCCGTATGCAGGTGTCTGGCTTGGAGAACTGA